GTCACAGAGTCCGCGGATATTGTCAGCCGAGAGGAAGCTACCAAAGAGCCGTTGGCACCCAGCACGCAGCCTGGAAGTGAAAGTGAACAAGCAAATACCACAGACGGCTCTTATGTCAATTTGGTACCTGGAGTTTTTTCAGACATTGATGATCGTCACAATCAATTACAGACCCCTCTTCCTCCTAGTAAGAAGtacaaattaaaagcattttttgtaaCTTGTCACTACTCACATAGTCTTAAGCAGCAAAGGGGCATCAATGGTTGTAGAATGGGATCTTTACTGACAATACTGATATCTGCAAGGTAAAATACACTGTATCACCACTGGACAGTGGTGCTGAAGCTCTGTGATCAACCTGAGATACAGGGTAGGAATTGTCCTGACCTCTTTCCATGCCCTTTCACTGCATCCACTGTCCTTGGGACTCTATTGGATTAAGTCATGAAGTGCACGTGAATAACAAGCAAAAAAGATCTGCTCAAAATGTTGAGACAGTGATGAGGATGTACAGGGGCGTAGAAGGTCCCTCTTCTCTCACCCCTTTGTGGTGTGAAAAGGTTAGCAGTGGTTTAAGGTGAACAGGAGACTTGAATGTGGTGGGTATGGGAGGGGCACAGCAGGATGCATGTTGAATTCACAGCTGATTCAACCATCATCGTAACAGCTCTTGCCACTCCTGATGGTGCTCGACATGAAGACTCAACGCAGCCACCTCTGTCTTCAGGCAATGAAGCAGGATGGGGCACTGAAGGCATCACACATCCCACAGATGCCCCTGGGGGTGAGGTCCTCCACGGGCTGACTCCTGCTAGTACGAACGAAGCTGGAGATGACTCTCTCCTGATGGGTACCAGTAAGAATAATGGATCATACTCATTTCTCACGTGCTGTGTGAAATGAGgcattatttcttctgaatctgACGCCTTTCACTATCTTTCTCATCTTGGGGATCTACATTCTTGTTGCAGACTTGCAGTGCAAACTGATTTATAATTCTGTTGCATGTGAACATCCCAACAAGAAATGCTACCCATTAAGACTGCTTTTCCCTGGGTCTACTCTTTCTTATGCCCTCCAGATTTTTTCAATTTAAGTTTTAGTGGAAGgtgatacagagaaaataatttttatttttttagaggTAAATGAAtcatatgtttaaaaacagtttttcatgtCTATTCATCCCTGGTCTTAGGATCACCACAGGTGCCATTAGtactgtaaatttaaaaataacttactACATTTCATGAAGATCTACAAGGTTCAATTCctattttctgtatgttatCATATTGAGTTATCCACCATCACAATATTGGATTTTTATCCtaaaattttattgtttaataCTGGACTTTTATGATGTTGTAGTACATTTGAAATGTTACATCTCTCATattttagtaagaaaaataaaactctaagggaaaaattaacatttatgctttcccttttcaactttcattttcttcaggattACTTTAAATCACAACTCCTGGGATTTTCCAAAGAGCTATGAAAACCAAAACTTGTGTTGataaaaaacagttcttttctcttcttcctccttttgttttccaagaatGGAAAGGATCATGTAAAGCTTCACAGTTTATTGTCATCAGCTTGTTAAGTTTTATGTGGTTTGACAGATcaattacaaataaaacaaaaacaaacaaacaaaaacaacaacaacaacagcaacaaaaacaggaTTTGACAATCTATTTAAGTGCTTTCTAACAGGTCATTCTAATCTTATTCCTATGTAATGATAGGAATTCTAATACTCATTCTATTCTGTAAATaatatgatttttcttccttctaaatAGTTGTTACTAGGTATTTTCCAAGATAACATTTTAGGCTCCCATTGTTTGGAAATGCATGTTTTGGTGTATCATTTTGCTTCACAATGTTAAATTTCAGTAGTGTAATTTTGCATGAATATTAGTCTTTATTATTCTGTTCATATTTTGGAGCATTTGCAATTTCTGCAAGTGCATTAGTTAGGCTATGctattttttgcatgttttttggACATCCTTACTCTTTTGCATCAGCAGCAGTCTCTTTAGAAAAGAGCACCGTATGAGTGATTGTGGGAAggatattaattaattaatttcctcAATTTTCCATTAGaattcattttgaattattCTGTTGGGAGACCAGCATGCATTCTTATGATAATCTCATGGAAAATCAGGGAtgaaaaatacactaaaaaggatattttattaGATTGATGATGATGATCTTAATCTTAAATAGTCAGGTCTAAGTAGCTGCTATCTAttctttaaatagtttttaCACACTTCAAAGCTCACTGATATTAGGGGAAATGAGTAAGCAACTATTAGAATAATCAATAAATCATAgttaaaggaacagaaaataataataataataatgacagaTACAGATCTTGTTTGCTTGCCCCAACCCTTCCCCAAGGAAAAGGTAGACCTagttaaatgaaatgaagagagaaaaattgatAAGGTGGGATTTTGTAAATATCTTTGAGGTTAACTTAGCCATCATCACATCACAGCAGTAACAGCCAGCATTGATGTTCTGGAACCAGAAGATGTAACCCAGGAAGTGTGGGCACCTCGAGTCATCGTAACAGCTCTTGCCACTCCTGATGGTGCTCGACATGAAGACTCAACGCAGCCACCTCTGTCTTCAGGCAATGAAGCAGGATGGGGCACTGAAGGCATCACACATCCCACAGATGCCCCTGGGGGTGAGGTCCTCCACGGGCTGACTCCTGCTAGTACGAACGAAGCTGGAGATGACTCTCTCCTGATGGGTACCAGTAAGAATAATGGATCATACTCATTTCTCACGTGCTGTGTGAAATGAGgcattatttcttctgaatctgACGCCTTTCACTATCTTTCTCATCTTGGGGATCTACAACCCTATTGCGGACTTGCAACCCAAAATCTGTGGTGGGATCTGTGCTGTTGTTAGAACGACCTTCTGGAATGGTCGCAGGGGACTTCTTCCTGGTCCATTTGGTGGTTTCTGGTCTTTGCTGAAGCATGTTGCTGGGTGGCCTCCTGTCTCTTCTTCTGCAAGTCATGTGCCTTGGTGATCCCAAGttcccagccccatcctcccATATTGCGCCTTGGTGGGGTCAGGCTTGGTATGCTTTGGTGCTGTGATTGGTGTGGTGGAGGTGCTCTGGTGGAATTAATTGGGTGATCTGCTCCTGTGACTCAGCAGTGACACCGTCACCAAGGAGGACTGTCCTGATGGTGAGAGCAGAGCAATCACGCAAGAATTATATCCCATAAATTCTGTCTTCCATTCCTTACTCCTCGCTGGGGGATTCACAGGCACGACCACCACGGATCGGGCTGTGGTATGGCTGCTCACTCCTGAGTTACAGGGTCAggtttttgctgctgtggtttCTTCTTCTGAAGGTCTTCCCTCTCCATCTGTCACTGGGATACGTGGGTACAGCCAACGTCTCCCTCCAACACAACAAGCAAGTGTTGCTTAAGGGTCTCAAAAGCCAGTGGCAGCgtggaagaggaaggggaggcCTTCTCTTCATCCTTCTCCTGCCGTGCTTTAAACCAGGCAGAAGGACGTCCTTTCTGACTTGCTGTGATacagaaagagggaaataaCGTGGGCGGTGGTTTGGTGAGCATTAACGTTTAAAGCTGATCGTGCTGTCATCATGGCAGTCACAGAGTCCGCGGATATTGTCAGCCGAGAGGAAGCTACCAAAGAGCCGTTGGCACCCAGCACGCAGCCTGGAAGTGAAAGTGAACAAGCAAATACCACAGACGGCTCTTATGTCAATTTGGTACCTGGAGTTTTTTCAGACATTGATGATCGTCACAATCAATTACAGACCCCTCTTCCTCCTAGTAAGAAGTACAAATtaaaatggttttcatttttccatgtcACTTGTTGTTTGGGACAATGATGATCCTCTGAAAGTATTTGCACTAACCAGGGTTTTCAGTTACGCCCATattataatttgcttttttgtttattattattggcATTTCTAGATGTGTTTATGATCCACTTTTAATATGCCATGAAAGGAAATCTTTTactctgcaaagcagaggaCTTTTGCCAAATGACTGAAAGTACTGTTttgcaaataactttttcttacattttactATCTTTATGTGACAACATAtctcataaaatgaaaaagcataaGCTTTCTCCTCATGCCCATATACACATGatagcattttttcttcctatttgaTGGGCACAAGTGACATCTCTGTAACACTTAATTATCTTTCGCTTTTCCCCTGTCCTCATTCCTTCTGTGTCAGTTGAATATATAGCAAGAAAAAGTAATTCCCTctgcagtcctttttttttttttttttccacccgCTAGGTACCTCTGCTGTTGGTATCTTGCCAATGAGTAATTATAGCTACATGTAGTGGGTTTTAACTGACATTTCCTTCAggaacagtttctttttttaagtgttaTTCTTCTGATAAAGTTAGTGGAGTTAACAGTAACCATGTTTACTTATTACACtacaaatatcttttttttttttttggtaacttcTTAATAGTACAGGAAATGAAGggacttttcctttttcctaaacACATCATggtaatagttttttttttttttttttttttttttttttttttttttttttttcagaatctaGTTATCTTACACACTAATCCAAATACTACTTCCATGCGCTTTCCTGGAAGTTAGTGGAACCTTGTCAGGTTTGGCCAATGCTCTGTGGTCATTCTTTACACACAAACATGATTATATACTTGTATAATGTCATACAGCAAGCActttaaagataattttattgTTCATAATAGTTAGGAGTTAGAATTTGCTTCCagtgaaaacattaattttgaaagacttgagttaaaaatggaatttggaGTGACAGCTAAATGTTTCTAGGTATGTCTGATTTCTCTCGACACTTTTACCCTGGGATAACTCCACTCAGTTTGGTGGAgtctattttaattaattaatgttaattCATACGTTATCAGGTAgaatttgtcttcttttttttttttttttccagatttttataTAGGCACAGTAAAATCAAACCTACCAAAACCACGGTTAAAGTATTTTGACATAGGCACCGcaatataaatgcaaaacatgtATTAGCATTTTATtggaaagataaatatttttagtaactCTTTCCTACTACAACAAACTCATTTCTTAACACCCACTGCCCTATTAAATTGATTAGTCCAAGCAGCCTCCTTAATTTACTGTACAGACATTACAAACTTTGAAAAAAGGTTTCCTACCTTTCTGTTTTGAGCATATAAAACCTGTAAGGACTGGTTTTAAGACCTCTTTCTAGGTGAATGCCTGTGTAGAATCTTTGCATTGCCAGTGCCCTGGCAAAGTTTCATAAGGCCATCTTCTTAaacttccttatttttctcaCTTACCTACCCTTTGTGCTTTGTAAAAACATAGTATAAGGGGATTACTAGGACACTactgttgtcatttttttaagttaatttatTGAAgggttctttcatttttaacgTTGCCCTATAAAGCTGTATTGGAGTGAAAAAGACTCAGTAATATATTGACAGACACTAGTTGAAGGCTCCCTCCAAACAAATTAATGGTTTCATGTAGTATACTCCCTTCTTCCACTTGCTTTTCCtctacagaaatgtttaagCTGTTGTCTGACATCACACTAATGACTGACCTGTTGTCCAAGTGCCGTAGTGGAATAACAAATCAGTCTACTGAAGGAATCCAAAAAATAAGtgtcaaaaagaagaaaaactagtATGtcatcaaaatgaaatgtagagTGCAACCGAGGAGccctccctgccttctgcaGGCACTTCCCAGGAGCCAGAACACCAGGGGACATGACCAAATCCTGTTTCTTCTCAGTGCtcaggggaggggaagagcaaATTTAGCAGTTCTCTTAACACAGGAATCTTTAATAAATGTCTTTCTAAGGGCCTTTTTGGTGAAAAAGCTCTACCATTTCACAAGGATGATTTGAAGCACCTTAAAAAATCTGCTGACATGTCAGGCAGACAAGTCAGTACATTCCTCTTGCTCAGCTTTCTTGGAGGCTAGACTAGGTCCCATAGGTGCTGAGTTAGTGCTCTGTCCTTTGGGGTGAGATAGCACAAACCAACTCATTGGTCAATAAGTTCCTTGTTAACAAAAGTAATGAAAACATCTGGAATGTTCAACTACTTGTTGGCTATGCTTAACAGGAGGAAAATGTGCTTCTTAGTTTTGTATTTGCCAGCTGCCATTAGGAAATGAGATCAGACAGGCTGGCTAGAAGAGAGCTGCAATGTGTGTGACAGAATAAGAACTTTACAGCTGATTAGAGTGAGTGTCTAATTTGCTCTATCAGTGTCTGGAAGAATTCAGAGAGGTGGAGATCTGTAATATTGTTTTTGTACCGATAATGAAGTTGTAGTCCCATGTGAAACTACCGTATCTATAACATACAGATAATTTTAGACATGGGATACCCATATGGCAATAGAGTGGGCCACAAATATTACTGTCATCACATAAAACTTCAAGCAGTGTGACCATCACAGGAAATATGTGAGACTGGAAGTATGCATTTGAACTTAAGATCTAATTCAGTCTTAgaaccaaattaaaaaacattaaaaagagcCAAGGGATCCATATCTAAGTTTACGTAGAGTATTTTTGCTATTAGAGagaatatttagaatttttaaGGTCCCACTTTATACATAGCTATCAAATTTAAAACCATCCAGAGTACTATACTTCTATTTTATGAAAGTAGGAAAGTTTTAGAAATTCCATATTATCCTGTAtaggaataaaatttaaaaaaaaaagccttaaaattTCTCCATATTGaccattttcaatttaaataagaaagtcaaattctttttctccctctactCTTCTGTCATTCTCTTTTCTCCACGGAACAGACAAGACCTTTGGCTTATACAACAAAagcctcttcaaaaagtttccaACATTCAGAAGTCTTTATCTTCTCTCCAgaaaatttcaaagcaattaCAATTCTGTTTTGGTTCATGAAATTATTGCATAATCACAAATGAAACATATGAGagtggggaaagagaaaaaccctGAGCTTTGTTATTCAGAGTATGAAAACTAGCCATAGTTCAGAGTATGATGATTATAGTCTTCGtaatagacacagacacagacacagacacagatttctaggttggaagagacctcaagatcatcgagtccaacctccgacctaacactaagcactccactaaaccatatcgctaagctctacatctaaacgtcttttaaagacctcaagggatggtgactccaccacctccctgggcagcccgttccaagGTTTCCAAATAGGAAAAATAGGTTCCAAGGTTTCCAAATAGGTTTCCATATAAATTTTAATGACCTCGGTGTGAActttctagaaatattttttttgtattgtgaaAGTCATCATTTTTTACTTCCCTGTTATATATTCACTAAAGATATTTAGAGTAACATATAGTTTTGTTCTTTAGGATCTACATCCATTATAGGTGGTGATCATGGATCACGCAAGGGAAATGTTGAACCCACTTCCAACCCTGGAGAGAAcgcaacaacaacaataacgTCACAACCAAGGTCAGCCCAGGTACCAGGTAGGCTTCTGAATTCATATCTTTTAACAATTTAAGTACATAATGATAGTAATATGGACTGAAATAAGAGATGAAAATGTACATCAAGTATAGTTGTTCAGGTTTTGTTCTGAATCACATTGTCACTGAGAGTCTGAGAAATGGAGCATATTGCAACTCATAAAATATTCTAGCACTGTGTAGATGAAAGAAATCATGCATTTTGGAGAACAGGATTAAgagataaataatttttataaattgATTTGCAATCAGGGAAAATTCAGTAAAGATATATGCAAAGTATCATAACTTTGAGAATATTCCGGGAAAACAATGTCTGATAAGTGTTACAGAAAAGGGCTTGCAGGttaaaatagaatagaaagAAGCCAACACAATGATACAATTGCaaaagaatgacttttttttctgggatgtATTAACAGAACATCATTTTTAAGGCAGAGAGAGTAATTATTCCACTCTAAGTAGGCCTGGCAAGTCCCGAGCTGAAGTGCTGCATTCAATTTGAGGCATTGAATTAATTATatagaaaaaacagagaagagcacAAAGATAAAATTTGGTAAGGTAACATAATATGAACAGCATGAAGAACGGGCTATGGAGAAGGTTGTGAAAtctcctttattaaaaatgctgagAGCAAATGGAACATTTCTCAGAGATGTTCTTATTCATTCTGTTTCACTGGAGTGAAATATAACTGAGGTGATCTCTTTGGGTCCTTTCCAGTTTTACCTCTTTATCCTGGTTTTGTagttccttctatttttttttgtttaggaTTTGGCTTTTTTAAGATCTCCCTTAAAgtaagattttaaattaaaaaaaataaaataaaaattaatgtagaCATTTCACTCTACCTTAAAGCCAACCTACTTTTGTACATGGGATTGCAGATGTGTCAACACtaagccttttcttctgcacttgGAATAAATCAATGACACAACTCTTCACCTATGCCATCTAAAATACACTGATTCTAGATGCTAGAAGTGGCCAGGTATTTCATCGGTGTTGGCCTGGGTATAGCTGAGCACTTTCTTTGATCACATAGGCAGTGTGACTGATGAAAATGTACCTGATTTGCACAGAAGCAATTTGCAAAGTGAACAAACATTCATTCAAAAAGTCTTGCAGCCTAAAGAATGCACAAACATCTGTGAAACTGCAAAATTACATGGGATGGATTAACACattctctccccctctcttgACTCCCCCCAGAATGGCTGATCATCGTTGCTGCTCTCTTGGCACTGGCATTGATCCTTGCAGTGTGCATCGCCGTCAGCAGTCGGAGGAGGTAAGGTAGCCCTGCACTTTGAAGCACACCACAGCATGATGTGGGTGCTGGAATAAAGCACTGCCACATATCTTTTAGAGGTCATGGTGAAATAGGAAGGATATAAGGCATATGGTGAGATGGAAAAATCTAtacctttctttctgttaagTGACTCTGGAGTTACAAGCCCCGAACGGCACGGCTTATTGATTTATACATCACTCTGCTTTGCGTACAAAAGCAGAGGCTGCCATTGTTTCTTCCCTCTTAGCCCAGAGGCACCATAGAAACAGACAAATAGGGCCAGTATGACTAATTATAGACTGTATCTGACGAGAACTGAAACAATGTCAAAGCTAAAAATTACATCCTAGATACTGCAAGTGGAAAACATATCTTTTACTTAAAGCTGCCATGCAGCTGGGATTGAGACCCAAGGAGAAAAAGTGCACATGCGTCTGTGGGTGTGCAGGGTTCATGGATTGGATCCTACCAATACGCATCAAACCCTATGAAGATCAGTCTTTGAAGCACGGACATAATCTGGTATTCTTGAAACAggtgtttcaaaataattaagagaTTCATCTATTCTGCTAAGTGATAATCTGCTGCAGACCCAGGGAGGGAGGTGCTGTGCAGTCACCACACTGTACACGAGCATCAGCTCATCTGAAAGTagctctgcagctgtgctgcaaggGAACTGGGTAGGTGAAAAGGTGGACTGAGCATTCAGGGTTATCCGAGCAATAAAGTGAGAATATTCCAAGCATTCATTTACCTAAAAATGAGaactgcagatttatttttataatgctgTCAGTTAAAAGGAATGTTGACAGCAGCTTCTCCAGTTTCACTCTCATTCTGGCTGCCTGTAAAAGCCTGTGGGCTGTAGGCTTTGGTTTCAAGGTAGTTAGCTTCTTGATTCAGAAATCAATAGACTTGGCCTTCGTAGTTACAAAGTCAGTATGGCAGGGATCTCAAGCATTTCCACCAAGCAATTGGTCCTTCTCAGTAAATAGCAAATTGCTTCACTATAGggttgttgttgatgttgttgaATTGgtcttgttttaataaaatttgtgttatcttcaccaaaaaaaaaaaatggcccaAGGTTCAGTGTGAGGCAGTTTCCttgtttgattgtttatttttttattattcctcttGTTGCAAAGAAGAATGCCGCTGTCTGGTTCCTGTTGTAAAAAGTGTTAGGATCTCCATCCAGAGTCCAACATTGGGTGCGGCACAGCCTGACCATCatgtcaggaaagaaaatctgagctGCTCTTTTGAGAGGCTGTGGCCTCTCTTTCAGCATTTCatagctgcagagcaggaatcATTCCCAAGTGTGTGCATAGCATTCACACAGCAAACTGAGCTGCTTTGGATAAAATAATCCTTACCTATCAGTCAGTAAGCATGAAAAAAGtaatacttcaaaaaaataatggtaTAATTAAACTGCCAAATTAGTCATTCGGACAAAATCTGTTTCAAcgaagaagaaaatgctttaaagtaaaacttcagaaaattagTGTCCCTCTTAACACACCTCTGGGCATTCAGTTTACACTAGGCCATTCAAGGACAACAAGTGGGATATTCAGCGCAGTGTACCCAGAGTTTTAACGGACTAGGGCAAATCTGATATCTGTGTAACTATTAATTTCTACTGCCCTGAAGAATACCCAGCCCACTTGGTCCAAAGTCCGGATGTACAATGACCCTGTCTGTATACTGGGATATATACAAATGTCATAAATGTGGATATATCCACACCTTAGAAAATCTTTTCTAGCTTTCAGTAATGCATGTTAGTCCTGTCTATAATGACACTGGATAGTAACTGAATCAGTAGGATCCTGCAAAAGTTTATGTATATAATTGTggattctttcaaaaataaaatattcagcgTGGCGACACCTTACACCTTGCATTGATTGCATAGGTCTGCACTGACAGACACAAGTTTCATCTCTAAGCAcctttttctaaatattgactcgaattttcttttcttatttccattaATCTCCATTTATGGtacttatttccttttcatttctttctagatgtgggcagaagaaaaagctcGTGATCAATAACGGCAAAGGTGCAGTGGAGGACAGAAAGACGAGTGAATTAAATGGGGATGCCAGCAAATCACAAGAAATGGTGCACTTGGTTCACAAAGAACAGTCAAATGACCGAACAGGAGCATCTGACGAATTCCTCACCATTGACGAAACACAAAATCATCAGGAGCTGGATATGAAGAGTGGAGTGTAATGGTACCAACTCACCAAGTAGATCAGAGCTGGGGAAATCAAGATCACACGGAACTTGGGCCAGAATTCACAGATGCACTGTGCTACTGATGTCTTTTGAACACGATTAAACTTAagttgtcttcatttttaatcattttaaaatgatgtctGAGTTACAAAATAGACATTTGCTATCTGAAATAAGCCCCAAGAGTTGCATAAATTCGTCAGTTCCCAATTCCTACACAGAGGACACTTACTGTGTCCTGGGTATATCATTGATCCCCAGATACAGTGTCTTCGCTGTGCGGAGCTACAGAAGCATCCAGTTGCTCCATCTTACAGGTATTTAAGGTACTAAACTTGTCATGGTACAAGAGTAAGCAAGCAACAAATGtcgagcaaaaaaaaaaaagaagcttaaaCCAAAAAGGCCTCCTATACAATGTCTAAAACAGCAGAATCTATCAGAAATGCCTTACAGCCAGGAAGAGCAGTAGGTGCATTGAAAGTCTGCCAGTAAAATCAAAAAGTGATGTTTTATAATGATTTATGACTTATTCTGTAACAAGGAAAACCCAGAAGGACAAATCTTATttatcattgttttaaaatgtctgtgggCATACAGCAAGTCTTTTTGGGAGGGggaataaaaagatgaaaacatgaGATGATACATAATAAATATCATTACTTTATTATCTTAACAATCTGTACAGTTATCCTTGAGTTTTTGAAGAGTTAT
The genomic region above belongs to Cygnus olor isolate bCygOlo1 chromosome 5, bCygOlo1.pri.v2, whole genome shotgun sequence and contains:
- the CD44 gene encoding CD44 antigen isoform X29 — translated: MASFYVWVTFGLCLLKLCLTETQFNVSCRYRGVFHVEKNGRYSLTRTEAADLCRALNSTLSTLEQLEKAHELGFETCRYGFIVGHIAIPRINPYHLCAANHTGIYKLSANTTGRYDAYCYNATETRDKACEPIERIDTSFLNNQSEIVIDNEDGSRYNADGTRHSGDSSTSGVDDENVGSGSSHDTTPVDTSIKRSSPSYYGSVTPVSHLSDHSSGGGEKDFPVKNSDDEISPTSTDISLVTGFNDFAKEDDEWHRGSTTLATPDGARHEDSTQPPLSSGNEAGWGTEGITHPTDAPGGEVLHGLTPASTNEAGDDSLLMGTITESADIVSREEATKEPLAPSTQPGSESEQANTTDGSYVNLVPGVFSDIDDRHNQLQTPLPPTLATPDGARHEDSTQPPLSSGNEAGWGTEGITHPTDAPGGEVLHGLTPASTNEAGDDSLLMGTTVTASIDVLEPEDVTQEVWAPRVIVTALATPDGARHEDSTQPPLSSGNEAGWGTEGITHPTDAPGGEVLHGLTPASTNEAGDDSLLMVTESADIVSREEATKEPLAPSTQPGSESEQANTTDGSYVNLVPGVFSDIDDRHNQLQTPLPPRSTSIIGGDHGSRKGNVEPTSNPGENATTTITSQPRSAQVPEWLIIVAALLALALILAVCIAVSSRRRCGQKKKLVINNGKGAVEDRKTSELNGDASKSQEMVHLVHKEQSNDRTGASDEFLTIDETQNHQELDMKSGV
- the CD44 gene encoding CD44 antigen isoform X28, translating into MASFYVWVTFGLCLLKLCLTETQFNVSCRYRGVFHVEKNGRYSLTRTEAADLCRALNSTLSTLEQLEKAHELGFETCRYGFIVGHIAIPRINPYHLCAANHTGIYKLSANTTGRYDAYCYNATETRDKACEPIERIDTSFLNNQSEIVIDNEDGSRYNADGTRHSGDSSTSGVDDENVGSGSSHDTTPVDTSIKRSSPSYYGSVTPVSHLSDHSSGGGEKDFPVKNSDDEISPTSTDISLVTGFNDFAKEDDEWHRGSTTLATPDGARHEDSTQPPLSSGNEAGWGTEGITHPTDAPGGEVLHGLTPASTNEAGDDSLLMGTITESADIVSREEATKEPLAPSTQPGSESEQANTTDGSYVNLVPGVFSDIDDRHNQLQTPLPPTLATPDGARHEDSTQPPLSSGNEAGWGTEGITHPTDAPGGEVLHGLTPASTNEAGDDSLLMGTITASIDVLEPEDVTQEVWAPRVIVTALATPDGARHEDSTQPPLSSGNEAGWGTEGITHPTDAPGGEVLHGLTPASTNEAGDDSLLMGTITESADIVSREEATKEPLAPSTQPGSESEQANTTDGSYVNLVPGVFSDIDDRHNQLQTPLPPRSTSIIGGDHGSRKGNVEPTSNPGENATTTITSQPRSAQVPEWLIIVAALLALALILAVCIAVSSRRRCGQKKKLVINNGKGAVEDRKTSELNGDASKSQEMVHLVHKEQSNDRTGASDEFLTIDETQNHQELDMKSGV
- the CD44 gene encoding CD44 antigen isoform X30, whose protein sequence is MASFYVWVTFGLCLLKLCLTETQFNVSCRYRGVFHVEKNGRYSLTRTEAADLCRALNSTLSTLEQLEKAHELGFETCRYGFIVGHIAIPRINPYHLCAANHTGIYKLSANTTGRYDAYCYNATETRDKACEPIERIDTSFLNNQSEIVIDNEDGSRYNADGTRHSGDSSTSGVDDENVGSGSSHDTTPVDTSIKRSSPSYYGSVTPVSHLSDHSSGGGEKDFPVKNSDDEISPTSTDISLVTGFNDFAKEDDEWHRGSTTLATPDGARHEDSTQPPLSSGNEAGWGTEGITHPTDAPGGEVLHGLTPASTNEAGDDSLLMVTESADIVSREEATKEPLAPSTQPGSESEQANTTDGSYVNLVPGVFSDIDDRHNQLQTPLPPTLATPDGARHEDSTQPPLSSGNEAGWGTEGITHPTDAPGGEVLHGLTPASTNEAGDDSLLMGTTVTASIDVLEPEDVTQEVWAPRVIVTALATPDGARHEDSTQPPLSSGNEAGWGTEGITHPTDAPGGEVLHGLTPASTNEAGDDSLLMGTITESADIVSREEATKEPLAPSTQPGSESEQANTTDGSYVNLVPGVFSDIDDRHNQLQTPLPPRSTSIIGGDHGSRKGNVEPTSNPGENATTTITSQPRSAQVPEWLIIVAALLALALILAVCIAVSSRRRCGQKKKLVINNGKGAVEDRKTSELNGDASKSQEMVHLVHKEQSNDRTGASDEFLTIDETQNHQELDMKSGV
- the CD44 gene encoding CD44 antigen isoform X31 → MASFYVWVTFGLCLLKLCLTETQFNVSCRYRGVFHVEKNGRYSLTRTEAADLCRALNSTLSTLEQLEKAHELGFETCRYGFIVGHIAIPRINPYHLCAANHTGIYKLSANTTGRYDAYCYNATETRDKACEPIERIDTSFLNNQSEIVIDNEDGSRYNADGTRHSGDSSTSGVDDENVGSGSSHDTTPVDTSIKRSSPSYYGSVTPVSHLSDHSSGGGEKDFPVKNSDDEISPTSTDISLVTGFNDFAKEDDEWHRGSTTLATPDGARHEDSTQPPLSSGNEAGWGTEGITHPTDAPGGEVLHGLTPASTNEAGDDSLLMGTITESADIVSREEATKEPLAPSTQPGSESEQANTTDGSYVNLVPGVFSDIDDRHNQLQTPLPPTLATPDGARHEDSTQPPLSSGNEAGWGTEGITHPTDAPGGEVLHGLTPASTNEAGDDSLLMVTASIDVLEPEDVTQEVWAPRVIVTALATPDGARHEDSTQPPLSSGNEAGWGTEGITHPTDAPGGEVLHGLTPASTNEAGDDSLLMGTITESADIVSREEATKEPLAPSTQPGSESEQANTTDGSYVNLVPGVFSDIDDRHNQLQTPLPPRSTSIIGGDHGSRKGNVEPTSNPGENATTTITSQPRSAQVPEWLIIVAALLALALILAVCIAVSSRRRCGQKKKLVINNGKGAVEDRKTSELNGDASKSQEMVHLVHKEQSNDRTGASDEFLTIDETQNHQELDMKSGV
- the CD44 gene encoding CD44 antigen isoform X42: MASFYVWVTFGLCLLKLCLTETQFNVSCRYRGVFHVEKNGRYSLTRTEAADLCRALNSTLSTLEQLEKAHELGFETCRYGFIVGHIAIPRINPYHLCAANHTGIYKLSANTTGRYDAYCYNATETRDKACEPIERIDTSFLNNQSEIVIDNEDGSRYNADGTRHSGDSSTSGVDDENVGSGSSHDTTPVDTSIKRSSPSYYGSVTPVSHLSDHSSGGGEKDFPVKNSDDEISPTSTDISLVTGFNDFAKEDDEWHRGSTITESADIVSREEATKEPLAPSTQPGSESEQANTTDGSYVNLVPGVFSDIDDRHNQLQTPLPPTLATPDGARHEDSTQPPLSSGNEAGWGTEGITHPTDAPGGEVLHGLTPASTNEAGDDSLLMGTTVTASIDVLEPEDVTQEVWAPRVIVTALATPDGARHEDSTQPPLSSGNEAGWGTEGITHPTDAPGGEVLHGLTPASTNEAGDDSLLMGTITESADIVSREEATKEPLAPSTQPGSESEQANTTDGSYVNLVPGVFSDIDDRHNQLQTPLPPRSTSIIGGDHGSRKGNVEPTSNPGENATTTITSQPRSAQVPEWLIIVAALLALALILAVCIAVSSRRRCGQKKKLVINNGKGAVEDRKTSELNGDASKSQEMVHLVHKEQSNDRTGASDEFLTIDETQNHQELDMKSGV